The Tenrec ecaudatus isolate mTenEca1 chromosome 4, mTenEca1.hap1, whole genome shotgun sequence region TGTCGTGTCGGACCTGGGGTGCCGTGGGTGGAGGTGAGGCTGGGAGCTCACTGAGGAAGAGGCCAGCCGCTCCGATAGTGAGGAGCCTGGGCTTTGACATCTCTCCAGCATGGACTTCAATCTCAAATCAGCTGCACGCAACTGGGGAAGTCCTTCCGTTTTAGaagcctctttttttctttttttccatttaaaaggGGGCAATAGTAGTACTTGCTTTAAAGGCCTATCGCGTAGAGCAGGTGCAACCGGCTGGTGAGGCTCACGGTGCCTGGCGTGTGGTGGCGCACTGGGTGGCTGTCTGCTTTCCCACCCGAGACTAGGTCCTCAAAGAGCTGCCGTTTGCATGACCACTGCACGGGCGGTGGCGTCTTAGTCGCTTGGGCGGGTGGGGGAGGCCTGCCTCCTGGAGTGGATCTGAAGACTGCTTCCCACAGGAAACGACACCGGTCCCGGGAGAGGTCGCCCAGCCGGTCTCGGGAGAGCAGCAGGAGGCACCGGGACCTGCTGCACAGTGAAGACCGGCATGATGACTACTTCCCAGAGAGGAGCCGGGAGCACGAGCGGCACCGGGACCGAGAGCGGGACCGGCACCACTGAGGAAGGTGGGCGCCTGGGAAGGGGggagcccctcagggccaactaCAGGCACCTACAGGTGGTCTCAGGTGAAAATGTTTTGTGTGTTCTGTGACTGCTTGACCCTTGCCCCGCCATAGAGGcccttctgactcagagcgcCCCTGTCTGGGGTTTGCAAGTTTGTAGattctcatgggagcagacagcctcctcaccACCAGCAGCTGGGGGGGACTCAGTCCCCAGTCTGTCAGTGGAGAGACCGTAAAAACTGAATGCTCAGGAGAGAGATGGCCCAAAGGCCACTCAGTGGTCCCGTGAGTGCCCTGTGAGCCAATGCAGGGATCCACATCACATCTGAAACCCGCTCGCCCGCCTGTCCTGCTCCCACACAGAAGTGAACAAACAAGAAAACTGCCCAGGACCAAAGACACGGCCTGGGGCCTGCTCTTCTGTGAACAGCACTGATGACTTGGGGTGCGTGCCCGCAGCAGTCAGAAAGCAGGAGCACCttagggaggaggaggggctctGAAATGATCTTTCAGTAGCTGTGGAGACACGTGGAGGGTGGTTCCTGCCAAAGGAAGGAGGTTTTGTATTTGAATCTCAAAGGCAGCAGGCATACTGTAAGGCGTGCTCGTTTTAACCTCTGCAGTTGGCTAAGGTGGCCAGGAAGCCTGGCCAGATCCCCAGGCTCCTGCTCCGCTCTGGGGCCAGGACTCGCTCTCCTTGAGCTTCTGGGCTCTGCCTTTCACTCTCAGCCAGCCTCATCAGCCCCCGTGCCCTGTCCCACTAGCCTGGCACCCCACCTAGAAGTGGAAGCCCAGGGGGCAGTGTTGAGAATGAGGCagcaggagcagctgctggcttgGTGTCTGTGGGGAACTTTAGGGTGGACAAGATGCCAACTGAAGTGGGCTGCCTGGTTCCTAAGGGTTCTGCAGGGCCCAGGTGGCTCTGCGCTCTCTTCACGTTTGGCCGCAGGCGTGTCAGGTCCGTGGGAATCCTCCTTGGCTGTATGCGCAGCTCTAGATGGGTGGGGATCGATAGACGGACAGCTGGCTGAGGAAGGGCAGAGAGGGTCCCCCCATTTTCTGGGAGTCCCGGGAGGTCACTGAATGATGCGGGAGTGGACAGTTCTGTAGCCATGTGCCTAGTGACAACCTCCCAGCACACAAGCGGCTATTGTTGGTGAACGTTTGGGGGCTGCCTAAAGTGGAAGTAGGTTTATAGCCAGGGCTTGTGAAATATTGACGAGCCTGTTTTACCACCTCCCGTGCATCCCAGCAAGCTCTAGGTGCTTGACATCCTTGACGAAGTCTGCCATAACTCCTTTCCAGGCAGCAGTTTGGGgggtgcgcacccctcagcctccacATCGCTGTCACCGTCACAGCACTTCACGTTACGTGTGTGAGACAGCGGGCCCCTGTCCCGAGGCCTGTGGGCGACAGTGTGCATCTTTGGGATTAGCTGAGATGTGGACCAGGAAGGTGTTCCTGCCTCCGTGTAGAAGGTGACTTACGGTGTCTGGGGCCACAAGCTCTTTCGTAACTGGAACTTAGGGCGGCACATCAGAGTTGTGGCTGCCTTTGCGCTGACGGCTTCATCGAGTCGTCGGTGGGACCTGCTAGTCACCAGTACTGTGGAGAGGAGACCCGTTAGGTGGCCTACTGCATCGAGTTTTCCCTTGGGAGCGAGGGTAGGGCCAGCCCTGTAAGTGGGGACGGGGCTTCGGAGGCAGGTCTGCCACTTCCCCACTTTGCCTCCTTGCATGGGTGGGCAGGTTAGCCCAGCGTTGCCCTGTAAAAGGACTAGACGGGAGCGTTGGCACACAGAGCATCCTTCGTTCCTTTCCCAGTGTCCCAGTGGTGACTATAGAGACTGTGTGTGGAGGTGGCTTGTGGGCCTCAGAGAACTCTGGCACTGTGTGCAGCAGCCACCACTCTGTTAGAAGAGAGGAGGGTGTGCTGTGTGGCCAGGCGGTCCCGAAGGGTAGAGGGTGTGTTCTGGCCAGAGACAGCAGAGGCCACTGCAGACACCTGTGCTTTGGACTAATCACCGAGCTTGCAACCTGTCTGCGTCCTTGTCCCTGTGTGTCTCTTGTGTTGGGGCGACTCCCAGAGTTGATCCCTTCCAGACTCTGCGAACAAATGCCTGtgtattctttttatatatatatattgttttattaggggctcatacaactcttatcacaatccatacctacatcaactgtgtaaagcacatttgtacattcattgccctcatcattttcaaagcatttgctctccacctaagcccctggcatcagcttattttcccctccctcctccctccctcacaaacccccgataatttataaattattattttgtcatctcttgcccagtccaatgtctcccttcacccacttttccgttgtctgttcccaagggaggaggccacatgcagatccctgtaatcggttcccactctcccagtatcgccactcttgccactggtcctgtggggatcatccgccctggattccctgtgtttccggttcctatctgtaccagtgtccgtcctctggtctagccagacttgtaaggtagagttgggatcatgatagtggggggcagggaggaagcatttaggaactaaaggaaagttgtattttttattgttgtcacatcacaccctgactggcttgtcgacTGTGTGTATTCTGTGGAGTTTGAGCACCGTTTGGGATCATCTGAGGCTTCAATTTGTTTAGTTCTCAGCTTTGTTGTTTTAGGACATTCTCTTTCTGAGAGAGTCCTTCTCATCCCATTCATGGAAAAGAGCCTTTCCCAACGGGGACACTGGCCCGAGATTCAGAGGCCCTGACTGTGAGCTTGACAAGTGGTTTGACCTTGTGGAAAGGGGCCCAGGCTTGCTACCTGGGCACCATGAGAAGCCCGCAGGCTAAGGGTGGCCCAGAGGCTGGCTTTCAGACGGGTACTGCCTTTTCCTCCTGGCCAGTTCCTCCAGAGCACATGCAGAAGGATCTAACCTGGGATCCCTGTCAGGTAACCAGGCCAGCCCAGCAGGTAACTCTTGTAACAAGAACAAGGACTGAGGGCACTAAGGACCTAATTTCGTGGAGATGATGGGTAGCCCAGGCCCATACTGTCAGGCAAACGTCTCTAACTCTGCTCTCTTCCCTGCTCTGCTTTTTCTTCTGgctgtgtgcatgtatgtacacacacatgcacgcgtgTGCACTCACCGACGCTGCTTGGAATCTGCCTTCACCGGGGTCTCTTGAAAAGGGGAAGCTCATTCAGGAGTTTGCTGTGTCCAGGGTTGGGCTCTGGGATGTGGTATGTGTGGCGAGTCCCTGTGATGACGTGCACACTGGCGTTCTTACTGTCCCGCCCCACTTACCAGTGTGTTTTCGTCCTGTGTGCTAAACAAAGGGGAGTGTCGTGGTCACAAGGTTGGCTGTGATCTGCAGAGTCCACAGTCTGGACCCACTAATTGTCCTGAggaagacagacagggctttccactccaggaAGACTTATTCGAGTCTCAgcaacccccaggggcaggtcttctctgtcctgtagcgtGGCTctgagtgagtctggtttgggttacAGGAAGCAGACTGGACCATACTTAGCTCGACCTGTGCCTGCTTAGCAGTGGTCTCCGTGCTTCTCCAGCCCCTTGTCAGTCACATGTCCTCCTGATCTTCCAGTGAAACGTCATGTTTCTTCTTTGCCACTCGTGGCTGGGAATGGAGTGACACCTGTTCAGGACCCCTCGGGCTCCCCGCTTCCCTCCCTGTCCCTCTAGAACGGCCACAGTGTCTCATAGCCGCTCACTCACGCGCCCTCTCCTGGTGTTCTCGTTGCAGGCGGCTGTTGGAcgcagattttttttaatggacttgCATCTCCTCACCTTGATCAGGACTAAGGATGGAGGCCGCTctaccccttccccctccttccaaGCCCCTGCCTCCCTGCAGACCCCCCCCACCCGGCTTGAGTGCCCTCTGCCCCTCAGGACTGAAGAAGAGCACTCAGCATCCTTGCTAGCTCCTCACCACCTGCCGGCCGGGGAAGACCAGAGACGTGGTGTGCTGGGGAGGGGTGGCAGACAGCAAGGGAACAGCATATCCAGGCCCCTACTTGGTCAAGGCCGTGAGGCACTCTCTTCTCCAGGAGCAGTCCAGTGGGGAGGGGACTGGGGGTGCCACAAGAGGTCCAGGGCCCTGCCCTTTAGCACTTGGTTTGATGGGGCCAAGAGGGTCCGGGTCCAGACCCCTTGCTAACATGCCACTTCTTTGTGTAATGCTTTCCTCCTCGGCCCCATGAGGGACCACGCGGACAGATATCCTACCAACAGCCTCTTATGGTCTTGCTTTTCCCACTCAGATGCAGTGACGGTTTCTTTCCCTGACCTGCTTTCCGCTCCCTGCCTCCTGGCCCGCCTCCGAAGCCTAGCCGGTCTGCCAGGGTGCTTGCTTCCCGCAAGGGGCCCCCCGCGGCACTGCTGCGAGTTGGAGTTGTGCGAGCGAGCGCAGTGGTGTCCCCTTGCAGGTGGCAGCTCCCCAGGGGCCCCCTTCCCTTCTGTTCCGTGGGGCTTTTCCATTTCACACATGGAGACCTTACCCCCAAAGGCGGCTTCCTTGTTTTAAAGGAAGGCACTGCCATTGGGTGGGTGGTGGGAGCATTGGCCCGCCCACCACAAAGCACCCTTGAGTAGCCGGCAGGGGGAGGaggccagcaggcaggcaggatgcagCCCACTTTATAGCTTTTCTTTACCAAGCTCGAGGTCAGCATGAGCTTGCATCCCCAGGGACAGGCCGCCACTCACTGAGGAACGGCCTTGCGTGGGGAGGCAAGGCGAGTCGCATGGTCTGTGGCTGTCCACCTTTGGGCTTCATGGCCCCTTACTCTGGCCTGAGTATttcctgcctctgaggagcagggTGGAAGtgggcctagggagcacttgagttCTCGGGCCCTCAATGGAGTGGCTTTTCCCCGTAGCATATGAATTGCGGAGGGCGCCAACTTCTACCCCAGGCCCAGCCAAGCGAGGCCCGAAGGCTCACTGGAGACCAAACCAGAGCCTCCTCTGTTCCCGGCCTTCACTTGGCTGCCAAGGGcgaccccaggactggagctgggAGCTCTTTTCTCTGTTCCTCCACCCCACTCCGCCTCCACCGCGGCACTCGGACTCGGCGCCCTGACCGTGCTTACCCTCGAGAGCAGCTGGGGCATCTTTTTAAAGTGTGGAGAGACCCAGCACGGGGACGGTTTAAGGAGAAAAGATAGTCTCAGCTGTTTACCTGGAGAATTTTTCTCCccattgttttgtttcgttttactCATGACACgatttttagttttatttccTGATAGCAAaaggtaaaaaaaggaaaaggaaaaaaaaatccccacccTCCAAAAGGCCAGGGCCCCGCCCCGTTGTCGGTGATTTGTCTTTCTAATAGGTTGAAAATTGTGTAATAAACTTGATGACGCTGTCAATCTTTTATACTGCattgtatttttttccttttgtaacaatattttaaaataaacggGGAGTGAGCTGTTGTATGGATTCTGCATTCAGTAGATTTGATGAGGTAAGGTGGGAttcgacccgatggcagtgggtgtggtgtcTGGACTGACCCAGAAGCCGGGTGGCAGCCCTAACCAAGGGctggagatgggggagggggagtgggggtacCACTAGATGCTTGCGGCAAGCCTTTGGAGGCACCCCAGAGGGTTTTGCTTGCTTTCTTCAACTATCTAAATTGCCTAGTTGAGGAAACATCTTCCCCTCCCTTCAGTGTTCTCAGAAGCAGgtgtcctaccttggccagctcAAGGGCACTGAGGTCAAGAGGCTTGAAGACCTGAAGGGCTAGTGCCTAGCTTCCCCATTGGCCTGGGTCCACCCTCCTCAGGATGAGCATGTTTCCTGAATGGAATGACTAAACCCAAACAAGTTTTGATGAGCAAGCTTAGTCCAGGTGCTTTCTGGCACCTTCTCTTTGGGATTCCAGAAAGTTGTAGGGGTGGAGGGGGATGGGTTTCTAAAGAGCCAGGTGAACAAACGACTGAAAGCTGAGCCCAGGAGCAGACGATGCAATGTGTGTAGGGTATACGCGACCTTGACTGGGAGAGAGTCTACCATGGTGGGACACTTAGGGCAAGGCCTGCATCCCAGTAGTGGGTCAGGGCCCATGGTTGCTGCGTCTCTGTCCACACTTCATGTCCTGGGCTGACCCGGTCCTGCGGGCGGGCGCTTGGCCATCCAGTTTGATGCCCCTGATGGTCTGTGTAAGGTAGAGGCTGAGGGCGCTCGTTCAGACAAGCAGATCTATTCTTTGATTTAGGCAGAGCCGTGGTATAGACAGTGATGAACATTGTGTTACCTCTGAGTTCtaacccccactccctccctaagCCGTGTACACGCACACCATCTATCCCTAACAACTTTCTGTCTGAGGATCATGGTGTGGCATAAGGAAGACCCTGCTGCAGCCACCGGTGAGTCCAGCCAGTCCCTGTCCCAACAACTGCGTCTTATTCCTGTGGTGCTTTCAACAGGAAATGCTGTCCTGGAACCTGGAAGAACTTCACTGGGACAGCAGTGTGGGTGGTGTGTACTGCCACCAATGGAGGTGTCCGAGAGGTGCCTGTTGGTGGCCCTACGCTGGGGGGCTACAGGCATTCCATTCTTgggactcactgccatggtgctGAGGGATGAATTGTGCCTCCAGAAGGAAGTGCTGAATTCCTGGCCCCTGTGCGTGTGAACCTGAACATAGTAAAGCAATGCTCATACCAAAATTGTCAACATTCAGGAAGCTGCTTCCAGTTATATAAATCCCACCTTGCAAGGAAGCTGGTGTTTACTTGTCGGGGAATGAAAGGCAGAtgctagtggggggtggggtggggctggaagCTGgactgtccagggagacagacccggAGAAGACGCAGCAGTTAGCCGTGTGTTCGGGGGCAAGTTCGGTCTGCAGCTTGGGGAATCAAGACCTGTGCTGCCCATTGGTGACCGACCAGTATAAGCAGCCGCAGTTTGGGGACAGTGCTGTCCCCATGCACACTGGCCCTCGGCATGGACGAAATGCTAGAAACTGCTGTAAGGAAAAGGCGACAGCCCCCACAACAGAAAAtacacatttatttaaaaatcgcCTTTGTTTCATGATGAGAGTAGAAAAATAACACACAGCGACTAAAAGAAGCTCTGGAGCTGCTTTGCCATTCTGGGGTGCACCTTGGGGCTCCATGCTTGTGGAACGGGGGTGGCCTAGCACCCATAGCCAGTGGCAGCCCAGGTTCTGGCAGCCTGCAAAGCTTCGATGGTTCCCTCGGATACTCTggccacagtggtcagagaggagAACTTGAGTCGGCAGagaactggtttcaaactgctggggggcaggcccttgcctctgcccGTGCAGGACTATACCAGTCTGTGGGGCTCCGTGCTGGGTTTGCTGCCAACCTGTCTCCTGAGGGAAAGGTGCAACCACTCCCAGGGCAACGAGAGCCACCAGTTCCCACCGGGGTTGCTACAGAACCAGAAGCCAGGGTGGACTGCTGGCTGACACGTGTGTGCTTCAAATCCTGTCCACACTGATggcagagcaagagagagggggggggggggagagagagagttaaAAGGCCAGTGAGGAACAACTGGCCCAACCACAACTGGCCCAACCAATTCTATAGTCCAATTCTAAATCTGGTTCAATATTCTATAGCTATGATCCCCAAGAACACAAACCGCTCCCCAAGGCAGGGAACTAGGTGAGAAAACCCTTTGTCCCTGGGAGGCCTCTAGAGCTGCAGGCTGTCAGGGCTGGGAGAGGGGCCCTCAGCAGTGcttccggccccggccccgggagCAGTTGAAGTACCTGGAGAAAGTGGCGAGGGTGAGCACCTCGAGCAGCAGCTCTGAGCCACAGAAGAGGAGCAGGATGCCATTCATGATGGCTTCCAGGCGGAGCACGTAGGTCTGCAGCAGCAGGTAGTAGGCAGCCATCATGGCAGATGGGAAGGTCAAGGCCACACTAATGCCCAGGGGCATCTTTCGTTGGCAGAGGTTTCCCTTTGAACCTGTCGGAGACAGCCCCCAGGGTTACCGCCAGGGGGGTTGCTTTCCCTGGCCGGTGGGGGTGTGCTGGCCCAGCAAGGCAGAGAAGGCTGAACCAGGATGGGGACGTGAAAATTTAGAAATGGGGTGCATTACATGGAAAGGCTTTGGGGGAGTGACAAGAGTGGGAATCCTCCCCTCCAGAAGTTCCTGCTTCCAGGTTGGCTCCCACAGGAAGGGCAAGGGGATCTTAGGGGACAATCAGTCTTTAAATCAGCTGTTCCCAAAGTGGACTGATAttgccccctggagaggggtgtcctGGAAGGAAACATGTGGGGCCTGTACTTTTTCCTGCGTGACGGGCTCTGTATACAGGACAAACGTTTTTCATGGCTACAGTGGTATTAAGTAAAGTGAAATTGAAAAGGGGGTGGCAGGCCAATTAAGTTGGGGAACCTATGCCTTGAATAACCAaaagcaaatatggcaaaggaggagccctgatggcaaagTGGTTGTgcgttgagctactaaccacaggtcagcagtttgaaacccccagccgctccaaagaagaaagacaaacaAGGCTTTGTATTCTCATAAAGTGTTCGTCTCGGAAACCCCAAAGAGGAGTTACAgcccgtcctgcagggtcgctatgagtcaccatcgacttgatggcaatgagtttggagctGATGTTAGAAACTAGATAGTGAAAGCCCCCTGGAGACAAGCGGCATCACAGATCAATGGAGGGTGTTTTGCATGCCTATTCtcatacattgttattattataaATACAGAACCATATTGTACATACTGTTGgcaacttcacacacacaccactttaaCATAAGTTAGTCTCTTTCCACCCACCTAACGACCTCATTCTTGTCTTAATGGCGCTGTGCAATTCCACGCAACCAGTAGCCTGTTTAGTTAACTAACCCTAGATTGATCTTTAGCTACTTtctaatgttctgctgctatgaaATATGTGGCAGGAAATGCTCGCAGAGCGAGGTCTCTGCCTAGCTGTGCAAGGGTGGGCTGGGGGCCGTCTTAATTCAGTGAGCTTAAGATGTGAAGTTTAAGACTGTGAGCTTTGACACAGTAGTCACGATTCCCCATAGAAGCTGCACTAATTTCTCTTCCCACGAGACTGTGTTCGACTACTCGTATCCCACACCCTCCCTACAGCTGGGTATTAGCAACCTTTTACTCTGCCAATCTGAGGGATGGGCAATGCTACTTTGTCTGTTCGCTTTTTATTAGTGAGCCCGGGTGTCCTGTCACATGCCTGTCGGCCATCTCTAGCTGTTGTTAGTGGCACTGCCCTTGCAGTGCTTTCACAGTGGCTTAGTCTTTCCTTTAGTGACTGACAGAAACATTCTTGATGGTTGCCACATGTTCTGCAAggtttctgttgtgtgtcccccccctccccccggttTATGTTTTGAGAGGGGAATGACAGCATTTTGGGGTCATAAAACTAGTCCTAACTTGATCCTTCTTCAGAGAGACAGAGGGGGGTCTCTTACTTAGCATGATCTGTGACATATAGTACCCTGGACATGGCATGACGAAGGACTCTGTTCTCCCAAGGCCCACCAGAAAGAGGAGCCCGGCCCCTCTGTCATAGTGAGCCAGTCAGAGAGTAATTTTATACCTCACACTACCACCAAGTTCTAACCCCACGGAGCCAGACAGATAGGCAGCTCTTGACCCCAAATAGGAGGCAGTTTGAAATGTCAGGGGAGAAATGGGATACCCCCGCTCCAGATCCAGCCTCTGATCGGGAGCACAACCAAGTCATCTCCTGGGGAATGGAAATATTCTCTGGACCACACTCACCGAAGAACAGCCGGATAACTTCGATTCCGAGATAAAGTAGGAGCATCACCACATCCAAGACTAGGTTGGCTGTTGGGTAGGGGAGTAGGAGGCCTGCCGACAGAAGGCCAGAGCTTTTACATAAGACCAGTAGCACCCACCTCAACTCCCGGACAGCAGAGTACAGAGATTAGGAGTCTTGTCAACTTTCCGTGATCTAGTTAGTGATTGCGGGGGGGGGGCACTATTAAAGTTGTGGGGTATGCAAGCACTTCGTGGGAATTGGGGTCTGGCAGAGGAATTCTGGGTTTTATTCCAAATTCAAAAAATCAGTGAAGGCACTCTCCAGCAGGATCTGAGGTGACCGGCTCCACAGGCAGCTGCCTGCTCTTTCCCCAGGGGGTCGCCAGTGACCTTCATGTGGAATTGGGGAGACAGCCACCATGGAGAATTCCCACATTTCCCAAACTCTAAGAAATTCCTGCTGAGGGACTGGTTCCCTCCTGGATCTTTCTCAAGGAGAGGCCCTAGAGGGGCAGGGCCATGCTTGGTTGGGAGGGTGCTCTGGGCTGAAGTGGGAAAGGGATGTTGGGGCTGGGTGGTCTGGCCCCAAGTGTTACCTTTATACAGAAATAGGAAGagttccagcaggaagtaggtaGCGTAATACCAGCCGTTCAGAAACAACAGGATTTCCAGGGTCGTGGAGGACAAACGTTTATCTGAAAGGCGAGCAGAGGCGGGTGAGCTGGGAACAGCTCATTCTCTGTTCCGTAGGGGGCTCCGGGTCTTCCTGGGGACAGACACCAGGTCCCTGCGGGTGGGAAGTGCGGGGCCACTGGGGACTGGCAGGGAAcaggggcagggtgggagggCGCTTCCTACACCCCCTTCTCTCCCGGAATCGCCGACAAACTCAACTGTTGGTGCCGGGAGTGGAAATCACGAATGTTCGCAAAGTGTTACAGCTCTACGATGCCTTCTAAGATCGAACCCCGTTACTATTCCGGGGGAGGAATGGGGGCGCACAGACCAGCACGGCCCTTTTCCAGGTCCCACCGAGAAGCACTGGGCCACCCTCGGGCCCATAATAGGAGACCCGGCCTGGGAGAGCACCCCCTTGGACCTATGAGGAGCGACGCCCCTAACATTCCAGAAGGCCGAGCTCTGGGAGACGGGGATAGGACCGGGGCACAGCAGGGACAAGGGACCAGCGACTCACACACCTCCGGGATCTCACCTCGCGGTGCCATCTTCAGTCCCCATGGAAACGAAGTAAGCGGTAAAAGCCGCTCCCGGAGCAGCGAGGCTCAGCCGGAAGCGAGGGCCAGAGCGGCCGGGCTGCCTCCTCTGCCCGCCCCCCGCACTCTATGGTTGTCTGGAGCGGGACGTGCCGCGCATGCGCCAGGAGGACCGCCCGCTGCAAGTGCTAGGGGGCGGAGCTCCGTTCTCGATGGTGCGTGAGGACAGCGCCGGGAGGCCCCGCGGGTCCCTCGCTGCTCGGGTTACAGTCCGATGAACCGCAGTGGCCAGTGGTA contains the following coding sequences:
- the TMEM216 gene encoding transmembrane protein 216 isoform X1 — translated: MAPRDKRLSSTTLEILLFLNGWYYATYFLLELFLFLYKGLLLPYPTANLVLDVVMLLLYLGIEVIRLFFGSKGNLCQRKMPLGISVALTFPSAMMAAYYLLLQTYVLRLEAIMNGILLLFCGSELLLEVLTLATFSSVDRI
- the TMEM216 gene encoding transmembrane protein 216 isoform X2 — its product is MLLLYLGIEVIRLFFGSKGNLCQRKMPLGISVALTFPSAMMAAYYLLLQTYVLRLEAIMNGILLLFCGSELLLEVLTLATFSSVDRI